The proteins below come from a single Lactobacillus johnsonii genomic window:
- a CDS encoding glycosyltransferase family 4 protein, with protein MFQTIVKIFLLVIITAAITPFIRKLAFVLGAVDNPNARRINKKPMPTIGGLAIFVAFNIGEFVLLRKDFPTHELFSVLLASSVIILTGLIDDILELKPRQKMFGIFVASLVVYFLAGIKVRELSLPFLGHIQLGWWSFPLTIFWILALTNAVNLIDGLDGLATGVTLISLVTMGIVGFFFLKSWQHYVPIMCIMLAACLLGFLPYNFHPAKIFLGDTGALYIGFMISVLSLKGLKNVTFVSLLVPILILGVPITDTVYAMIRRKLNKKNISQADKHHLHHQLMRMGLSHRQTVLAIYGISLIFSFVSLLSLVSPRWGIWLLILGLLFAVELFVETIGLLGEKYKPLLHFLQHTINKMERADPEVKVRRLNKKNTNKKDLR; from the coding sequence ATGTTTCAAACAATTGTTAAAATATTCTTATTAGTAATTATTACTGCTGCTATAACTCCTTTTATTAGAAAATTAGCTTTTGTATTAGGTGCAGTTGATAATCCAAATGCTCGTCGCATCAATAAAAAGCCAATGCCTACTATTGGTGGATTAGCAATATTTGTAGCTTTTAATATTGGAGAATTTGTCTTATTACGGAAGGATTTTCCGACTCATGAACTTTTTTCAGTATTATTGGCATCCAGTGTTATTATCTTAACTGGTTTGATTGATGATATTTTAGAATTAAAGCCGAGACAAAAAATGTTTGGGATTTTTGTTGCATCCCTGGTTGTATATTTCTTAGCTGGAATTAAAGTAAGAGAGTTAAGCTTGCCATTTTTAGGCCATATTCAACTAGGTTGGTGGAGTTTTCCCCTTACTATTTTTTGGATTCTTGCCTTAACAAATGCTGTCAATCTTATTGATGGTTTAGATGGTTTAGCTACCGGTGTCACCTTAATTTCTCTTGTAACAATGGGAATTGTTGGTTTCTTCTTTTTAAAGAGTTGGCAACACTATGTTCCAATTATGTGTATTATGTTAGCAGCTTGTTTATTGGGCTTTTTACCTTATAATTTTCATCCTGCAAAGATATTTTTGGGAGATACAGGTGCTTTATATATTGGTTTTATGATTTCCGTCCTATCGTTAAAAGGATTAAAGAATGTAACTTTTGTGTCATTATTAGTTCCAATTCTTATTTTGGGTGTTCCGATTACTGATACAGTTTATGCAATGATTAGGCGAAAATTAAATAAAAAAAATATATCTCAAGCTGATAAACATCACTTGCATCATCAATTAATGCGAATGGGATTATCCCATCGTCAAACTGTGTTAGCTATTTATGGAATTTCACTTATTTTTTCTTTTGTTTCATTGCTTTCATTAGTGTCTCCTCGCTGGGGGATCTGGTTATTGATTTTAGGTCTGTTATTCGCAGTTGAGCTTTTTGTTGAAACGATCGGATTATTAGGCGAAAAATATAAACCACTTCTGCATTTTCTTCAACACACTATTAATAAAATGGAACGTGCAGATCCTGAAGTAAAAGTGAGACGATTAAATAAAAAGAATACAAATAAAAAAGATTTACGTTAA
- a CDS encoding ComF family protein: MNNCLLCHSSFRREINYEKLFLFVKYKERYTCSECLKKFVKKKGKICSGCNKEIDTKGLCNDCLQWKRKYTGNLLDNRSLYQYNDTFHDVMVQYKRYGDYILCHVLAELIDQLPAADYYVPVPSSPSHLEKRGFDTIYAIYQKLVPLTKLLVKSDTEKAQGEKNREERLLTKQTFSAIDNKNISGKILLLDDIYTTGRTLYHARDALLEVYPNCKINSFTISR; this comes from the coding sequence GTGAATAATTGTTTATTGTGTCACTCCTCTTTTCGCAGAGAGATAAACTATGAGAAATTGTTTTTATTTGTTAAGTACAAGGAAAGATATACTTGTTCTGAATGTCTAAAAAAGTTTGTTAAAAAGAAAGGAAAAATATGTTCAGGTTGTAATAAAGAAATAGATACGAAAGGACTATGTAATGATTGTCTACAGTGGAAGCGGAAATATACAGGCAATTTGTTAGATAATCGTTCTTTATATCAATATAATGATACTTTCCATGATGTTATGGTGCAGTACAAAAGATATGGAGATTATATTTTGTGTCATGTCCTAGCTGAATTAATTGATCAGTTACCAGCAGCTGACTATTATGTTCCCGTTCCGAGCTCGCCCAGTCATCTAGAAAAAAGAGGATTTGATACAATTTATGCTATTTATCAAAAGTTAGTTCCTTTAACGAAATTATTAGTTAAGTCAGATACGGAGAAAGCTCAGGGAGAAAAGAATAGGGAAGAACGGTTATTGACTAAGCAAACCTTTTCGGCTATCGATAATAAAAATATTAGTGGAAAAATTTTATTATTAGATGATATTTATACAACTGGTCGAACGTTATATCATGCACGAGATGCTCTTTTAGAAGTTTACCCTAATTGTAAAATAAATAGTTTTACAATTAGCAGATAA
- a CDS encoding DEAD/DEAH box helicase family protein → MINGLCQRCNTKADARLPNGYLYCRECIGVGRISEEKNLERNIEKSTYPKIVTPLSWQGKLTNQQELISNELVNSFKERRNHLIHAVTGAGKTEMLFKVVEEVLKNGFRIAIATPRIDVVDELFPRFQAAFENVEIGKYHGREYHDAKDEQFVICTTHQLLKFYRAFDLIVIDEVDSFPFYENKMLHFAAKNAVKEKGCTFFLTATPDKKLLKQAKGKAINYSLLKRRFHKGLLPVPKEKYFFKPFISNKGKVHPALIKQIRKIIDMNKPLLVFVPRIKDLPVYKKHLTAVFKEKKIVSVYAGNKERQSKVARFRNQEIDILLTTTILERGVTFKHVQVIVIAADDPIYNTPSLVQIAGRVGRSADDRDGLVLFCYHKYTKNIRQAMKQIRMMNK, encoded by the coding sequence ATGATAAATGGTTTATGCCAACGATGTAACACTAAAGCAGATGCAAGATTACCTAATGGATATTTATATTGCCGAGAATGTATTGGGGTTGGAAGAATAAGTGAAGAGAAGAATTTAGAAAGAAACATTGAAAAAAGTACCTATCCTAAAATAGTTACTCCACTAAGTTGGCAGGGAAAATTAACTAATCAACAGGAGTTGATCTCTAATGAGTTAGTTAATTCCTTTAAAGAACGACGAAATCATTTAATTCATGCAGTAACTGGAGCCGGTAAGACAGAGATGCTTTTTAAAGTAGTAGAAGAAGTTTTAAAAAATGGTTTCCGAATAGCAATTGCTACGCCTCGAATTGACGTAGTTGATGAATTATTTCCCCGCTTTCAAGCAGCATTTGAAAATGTGGAAATTGGAAAATACCATGGACGTGAATACCATGATGCAAAAGATGAGCAATTTGTCATATGCACAACACATCAACTTTTAAAATTTTACCGGGCTTTTGATTTGATTGTGATTGATGAAGTAGACTCTTTTCCCTTTTATGAAAATAAAATGCTTCATTTTGCAGCTAAAAATGCTGTAAAAGAAAAGGGATGTACATTTTTTCTAACTGCGACTCCAGATAAAAAATTGCTAAAACAGGCTAAAGGTAAGGCAATTAATTATTCTTTGCTGAAGAGAAGATTTCATAAAGGATTACTACCTGTACCAAAAGAAAAATATTTCTTTAAACCTTTTATTTCTAATAAAGGAAAAGTTCATCCTGCTCTGATTAAACAGATTAGGAAAATTATAGATATGAACAAACCTCTTCTGGTATTTGTTCCGAGAATCAAAGATTTGCCCGTATATAAAAAACATTTGACTGCTGTTTTTAAAGAGAAAAAGATTGTAAGTGTATATGCGGGTAACAAAGAAAGGCAAAGTAAAGTCGCTAGATTTCGTAATCAAGAAATTGATATTTTACTAACAACAACGATTTTAGAACGAGGAGTAACTTTTAAACATGTTCAAGTAATTGTAATTGCGGCAGATGACCCAATTTACAATACTCCAAGTCTAGTTCAGATTGCCGGTCGAGTAGGAAGAAGTGCTGATGATAGAGATGGACTAGTTTTATTTTGTTATCACAAATATACGAAAAATATCCGACAAGCGATGAAACAGATTAGGATGATGAATAAGTGA
- the rny gene encoding ribonuclease Y, producing MVNTILVPVAVAIVSVLVGGCAGYSIRKNKWETQAQNAAHDAKHILADAESKAKAVEADLASQKEAMKKAAADAKKEKILEAQEEIHHYRERVDNELNERRQEVSRQENRLLQREDAIDHKDSLLDQKDSQLTQKENQIKKLQAQVLEKENRADQLVTEREKKLYEVAELNQEDAKKIVLDKLSDQLVKERAEMIEESNQLAKAKADHFARKVIVDAIQSSAADTVSEKTVSVVNLPSDDMKGRIIGREGRNIRSFEALTGVDVIIDDTPDVVVLSGFDPIRREIAKRALERLIKDGRIHPARIEEMVDRARKEVNDDIYEAGESALMELGIHKMHPELVKILGRLKYRTSYGQNVLSHSIEVGKLTGVMAAELGLDEKIAVRAGLLHDIGKSIDHEIEGSHVEIGVELARKYHEPDLVVNAIAAHHDDVPKLSFIAELVVAADTISSARPGARSESLENYIRRLEQLETIAKGHIGVKQAYAIQAGREIRVMVEPDKISDARTTILAHDIRNQIEQDMEYPGNIKVTVIREKRAVAIAK from the coding sequence ATGGTAAATACAATTTTAGTTCCTGTTGCTGTCGCTATTGTTTCTGTCTTAGTTGGAGGTTGTGCTGGCTATAGTATCCGTAAAAATAAGTGGGAAACTCAAGCACAGAATGCAGCCCATGATGCAAAACACATCTTGGCAGATGCAGAAAGTAAAGCTAAAGCTGTAGAAGCTGATCTTGCTTCACAAAAAGAAGCAATGAAGAAAGCTGCAGCAGATGCAAAAAAAGAAAAAATTCTGGAAGCACAAGAAGAAATTCATCATTATCGCGAAAGAGTGGATAATGAACTTAATGAACGACGTCAAGAGGTTTCTAGACAAGAAAATCGCTTACTGCAACGTGAAGATGCTATTGATCATAAAGATAGTTTGTTGGATCAAAAAGATTCACAACTCACACAGAAAGAAAACCAAATTAAAAAATTGCAGGCTCAAGTTCTAGAAAAAGAAAATAGAGCCGATCAATTAGTGACCGAGCGAGAGAAAAAGCTCTATGAAGTTGCAGAGTTGAATCAAGAAGATGCTAAAAAGATCGTTTTAGATAAACTTTCAGACCAATTGGTTAAGGAAAGAGCAGAAATGATTGAAGAAAGTAATCAACTTGCTAAGGCAAAAGCAGATCATTTTGCTCGTAAAGTAATTGTTGATGCAATTCAAAGTAGTGCAGCCGATACGGTTTCTGAAAAAACTGTTTCAGTTGTTAATTTACCAAGTGATGATATGAAAGGTCGTATCATTGGCCGTGAGGGTAGAAATATCCGTTCATTTGAGGCTTTAACTGGTGTAGATGTAATCATTGATGATACTCCAGATGTAGTAGTCTTAAGTGGTTTTGACCCAATTAGACGTGAAATTGCAAAAAGAGCTTTAGAGCGTTTAATTAAAGATGGTCGAATTCATCCAGCGCGGATAGAAGAAATGGTTGATCGTGCTCGTAAAGAAGTAAATGATGATATTTACGAAGCTGGTGAAAGTGCCTTAATGGAACTTGGTATTCATAAGATGCATCCAGAATTGGTAAAGATTTTAGGACGCTTAAAGTATCGGACGTCTTATGGACAAAATGTTTTATCTCATTCTATTGAGGTCGGTAAATTAACAGGTGTGATGGCTGCTGAACTTGGTTTAGACGAAAAAATAGCGGTACGCGCAGGATTATTACACGATATTGGGAAGTCAATTGATCATGAAATTGAGGGTTCCCATGTAGAAATTGGTGTTGAACTTGCACGAAAGTATCATGAACCAGATTTGGTTGTGAATGCAATTGCTGCTCACCATGATGATGTTCCTAAGTTATCCTTTATTGCAGAGTTAGTTGTAGCTGCTGATACGATTTCTTCAGCTCGACCAGGTGCTAGAAGTGAATCTCTAGAAAACTATATTCGTCGACTAGAACAACTAGAAACGATTGCAAAGGGACACATTGGTGTAAAACAAGCATATGCAATTCAAGCAGGACGTGAGATAAGGGTAATGGTTGAGCCAGATAAGATCTCAGATGCTCGTACTACTATTCTTGCTCATGATATTAGAAATCAAATTGAACAAGATATGGAATATCCTGGTAACATTAAGGTTACGGTTATTCGAGAAAAACGTGCTGTTGCAATAGCTAAGTAA
- the secA gene encoding preprotein translocase subunit SecA, which yields MANILKKIYDNDRRELKKFEKLATKVESLGDEYEKLSDEQLQAKTPEFRKRLKNGETLDDILPEAFATAREGAKRVLGLYPFRVQIIGGIALHYGNIAEMMTGEGKTLTATLPVYLNALTGKGVHVVTVNEYLSSRDESEMGQLYKWLGLSVGLNLNSMSADEKRDAYNCDVTYSTNSELGFDYLRDNMVVYKDQMVQRPLNYAIIDEVDSILIDEARTPLIISGQAEQANSEYIRADRFVKTLVEDKSDDDVDDDEDHGDYKIDWPTKTINLTNQGIKKACEHFGLKNLYDIDNQVLVHHIDQALRANYIMLKDIDYVVQNGEVMIVDSFTGRVMEGRRYSDGLHQAIEAKEGVKIQEESKTQATITYQNFFRMYKKLAGMTGTAKTEEEEFREIYNMEVITIPTNRPIARKDLPDILYPTLDSKFEAVVKEIKERHAKGQPVLVGTVAIESSERLSQMLNQAGIPHAVLNAKNHAKEAEIIMNAGQRGAVTIATNMAGRGTDIKLGPGVKELGGLAVIGTERHESRRIDNQLRGRSGRQGDPGVTRFYLSLEDDLMKRFGGDRVKLFLDRISDNDDDKVIESRMITRQVESAQKRVEGNNYDTRKQTLQYDDVMRTQREIIYGERMQVISEEKSLKNVLMPMIKRTIDHQIDMYTQGDKKDWRNDQIRDFISSAITDEETTKKLNMKHLSAEELKKRLYQIAEDNYAEKEKQLADPEQMLEFEKVVILRVVDERWTDHIDAMDQLRQSISLRGYGQLNPLVEYQEAGYRMFEEMISNIEFDATRLFMKAQIRQNISR from the coding sequence ATGGCTAATATTCTTAAAAAAATTTACGATAACGATAGAAGAGAATTAAAGAAATTTGAAAAATTAGCAACTAAGGTAGAATCTTTAGGAGACGAGTACGAAAAATTATCTGATGAGCAGCTCCAAGCAAAGACACCAGAATTCCGTAAGCGTTTAAAAAATGGTGAAACGTTAGACGATATTCTACCAGAAGCATTTGCTACAGCACGTGAAGGTGCAAAAAGAGTTTTAGGATTATATCCTTTCCGTGTTCAAATTATTGGTGGTATTGCACTTCATTACGGTAATATCGCAGAAATGATGACTGGAGAAGGTAAGACCTTAACTGCTACTTTGCCAGTTTATTTAAATGCTCTAACGGGGAAAGGTGTTCATGTGGTAACAGTTAATGAATACCTATCTAGCCGTGACGAAAGCGAAATGGGGCAATTATATAAATGGCTCGGTTTATCTGTAGGGTTAAACCTTAATTCAATGTCTGCAGATGAAAAGAGAGATGCTTATAACTGTGACGTTACTTATTCAACAAACTCAGAATTAGGATTTGATTATTTAAGAGACAATATGGTTGTCTACAAAGATCAAATGGTTCAACGTCCACTTAACTATGCAATTATCGATGAGGTTGACTCAATTTTAATTGATGAGGCTAGAACACCGTTAATTATTTCTGGACAAGCAGAGCAAGCAAACAGTGAATATATTCGTGCTGATCGTTTTGTTAAAACTTTAGTTGAAGATAAAAGTGATGACGATGTAGATGATGATGAAGACCATGGTGACTACAAGATTGATTGGCCAACTAAAACAATTAATTTGACCAATCAAGGAATCAAAAAAGCTTGTGAACACTTTGGTTTGAAGAACCTGTATGATATTGATAACCAAGTCTTAGTTCACCATATTGATCAAGCTTTAAGAGCTAACTACATTATGTTGAAAGATATCGACTATGTGGTTCAAAATGGCGAAGTTATGATTGTTGATTCTTTCACTGGACGTGTAATGGAAGGCCGTCGTTATTCTGATGGACTTCACCAGGCTATTGAGGCAAAAGAAGGGGTTAAGATTCAAGAAGAGTCTAAAACTCAAGCAACCATTACTTACCAGAACTTCTTTAGAATGTATAAAAAGCTGGCAGGTATGACAGGTACAGCGAAGACGGAAGAAGAAGAATTTCGTGAAATCTATAACATGGAAGTAATCACTATTCCAACTAACCGTCCAATTGCTCGTAAAGACTTGCCTGATATTTTATATCCAACTTTAGATTCTAAATTTGAAGCTGTAGTAAAAGAAATTAAGGAACGTCATGCAAAAGGACAACCTGTATTGGTTGGTACTGTAGCTATTGAAAGCTCTGAACGTTTAAGTCAAATGCTTAATCAAGCAGGTATTCCACACGCAGTTTTGAATGCTAAAAACCATGCTAAAGAAGCAGAGATCATTATGAATGCCGGTCAAAGAGGAGCAGTTACCATTGCTACTAACATGGCTGGTCGTGGTACTGATATTAAATTAGGACCCGGTGTTAAAGAATTAGGCGGTTTAGCTGTTATTGGTACTGAGCGTCATGAGTCTCGTCGTATTGATAATCAGCTTCGTGGTAGATCCGGTCGTCAAGGGGATCCAGGTGTAACAAGATTTTATCTTTCTCTAGAAGACGATTTGATGAAGCGTTTTGGTGGAGATCGAGTAAAATTATTCCTTGATCGAATATCTGATAATGATGATGATAAAGTCATTGAATCACGTATGATTACTAGACAAGTTGAATCAGCTCAAAAGCGTGTTGAAGGAAATAACTATGACACCCGTAAGCAAACTTTACAATACGATGATGTTATGCGTACGCAACGTGAAATTATTTACGGGGAAAGAATGCAAGTTATCTCTGAAGAAAAATCATTGAAAAATGTTTTAATGCCAATGATTAAACGGACTATTGATCATCAAATTGATATGTACACCCAAGGTGATAAAAAAGATTGGCGTAATGATCAAATAAGAGACTTCATTTCCTCTGCCATTACTGATGAAGAAACTACTAAAAAGCTTAATATGAAGCACTTAAGCGCAGAAGAACTTAAGAAGAGACTTTATCAGATTGCAGAAGACAATTATGCCGAAAAAGAAAAGCAACTTGCTGATCCTGAGCAAATGTTAGAATTTGAAAAAGTTGTTATTTTGCGTGTTGTAGATGAACGTTGGACTGATCATATTGATGCCATGGATCAATTACGACAATCTATTAGTCTAAGAGGATATGGACAATTAAATCCATTAGTTGAATATCAAGAAGCTGGCTATAGAATGTTTGAGGAAATGATCAGTAATATCGAATTTGATGCCACCCGTCTATTTATGAAGGCTCAAATAAGACAAAACATTAGTCGATAA
- the prfB gene encoding peptide chain release factor 2 (programmed frameshift), with product MEISEIQAELNDLSPKLEHFRRSLDFDSLNEGIAINEQKMAEPGFWDNQEQAQSLINDTNRMKEKSENFKQLEAKFDDAQTALELLKADPDPELSEELSEEMVSLSQSFHDYELSLLLSDKYDQHNALMEIHPGAGGTEAMDWADMLLRMYQRYAASHDLKFEIEDYEPGEEAGVKSVSIRIQGKNAFGLLKSENGVHRLVRISPFDSAKRRHTSFASVEVIPEIDQSIEVDINPDDLRIDVYRSSGAGGQHINKTSSAVRITHLPTGIVTSSQAQRSQLQNRETAMNMLRAKLFQLEEEKKRKQTEELKGNQKEIGFGSQIRSYVFHPYNMVKDHRTNFESSDVNGVMDGKLDNFIYAYLQWLLSQKNPN from the exons ATGGAGATTAGTGAAATTCAAGCAGAATTAAATGATCTTAGTCCTAAATTAGAGCATTTCAGGAGGTCTCTT GACTTCGATTCATTGAATGAGGGTATTGCGATTAATGAGCAAAAAATGGCAGAACCTGGTTTTTGGGATAACCAAGAGCAGGCTCAGAGTTTAATTAATGATACTAATCGAATGAAGGAAAAAAGTGAAAACTTTAAGCAACTTGAAGCAAAATTCGATGATGCTCAAACTGCTTTAGAGTTACTTAAAGCAGATCCAGATCCTGAATTGAGTGAAGAATTATCTGAAGAAATGGTGTCATTATCACAAAGTTTTCATGATTATGAATTATCATTATTGTTATCAGATAAGTATGATCAACATAATGCTTTAATGGAAATCCATCCCGGTGCTGGTGGTACTGAGGCTATGGATTGGGCTGATATGCTTTTAAGAATGTATCAACGCTATGCAGCTAGTCATGATTTGAAATTTGAAATTGAAGATTATGAACCTGGTGAAGAAGCTGGTGTTAAAAGTGTAAGCATCCGGATTCAGGGAAAAAATGCTTTTGGATTACTTAAATCTGAAAATGGTGTGCATAGATTAGTAAGAATATCTCCTTTTGATTCGGCAAAAAGACGGCATACATCTTTTGCTTCTGTAGAAGTAATACCAGAGATTGATCAAAGTATTGAGGTTGATATTAATCCAGATGATTTAAGAATTGACGTTTATCGTTCAAGTGGTGCTGGAGGTCAGCATATTAATAAGACTTCTAGTGCAGTTCGAATTACCCACTTACCTACCGGTATTGTTACCTCATCGCAGGCTCAGCGATCCCAATTGCAAAATAGAGAAACTGCAATGAATATGTTACGGGCAAAGTTATTCCAGCTAGAAGAAGAGAAGAAAAGAAAGCAGACAGAAGAACTTAAAGGTAATCAAAAAGAAATTGGCTTTGGTTCTCAAATTCGCTCTTATGTTTTTCATCCTTACAATATGGTAAAAGATCATCGGACTAATTTTGAAAGCAGTGATGTAAATGGTGTAATGGATGGAAAATTAGATAATTTTATTTATGCTTATTTACAGTGGCTATTGAGCCAAAAAAATCCGAATTAA
- the hpf gene encoding ribosome hibernation-promoting factor, HPF/YfiA family, with protein sequence MLKYNVRGENVEVTDALRDYVQKRLNKLEKYFEINSDVIAHINLKVYPDHTAKVEVTIPLPYLVLRAEDTTDDMYKSIDFVSEKLERQIRKYKTRINRKSREKGLKDFFYEDLEEEKKAPKEFDIVRNKHLDLKPMSAEEAVLQMDLLGHDFFVFEDADTNGTSIVYRRNDGRYGLIETNE encoded by the coding sequence ATGTTAAAATACAATGTTCGTGGAGAAAATGTCGAAGTTACTGATGCCTTAAGAGATTATGTTCAAAAGAGATTGAATAAGCTCGAAAAGTACTTCGAAATCAATTCTGATGTAATTGCTCATATCAATTTAAAGGTTTATCCAGATCACACTGCTAAGGTGGAAGTAACAATCCCACTTCCATACTTAGTTTTACGTGCAGAAGATACAACTGATGATATGTACAAGAGTATTGACTTTGTTTCTGAAAAACTAGAACGTCAAATTAGAAAGTACAAGACTCGTATTAACAGAAAGAGTCGTGAGAAGGGCTTAAAAGATTTCTTCTATGAAGACTTAGAAGAAGAAAAGAAAGCACCTAAAGAATTTGATATTGTTCGTAACAAGCATTTGGATTTAAAGCCAATGAGTGCAGAAGAAGCCGTTTTACAAATGGACTTGTTGGGTCATGATTTCTTTGTTTTTGAAGATGCAGATACAAATGGAACAAGCATTGTATACCGCAGAAATGATGGTCGTTATGGCTTGATTGAAACTAACGAATAA
- a CDS encoding YigZ family protein: MSSKQLNYLTISKSGQHEIVIKKSRFICSLARTKTVEEAQTFIEQVSKKYHDATHNTYAYTLGLNDNQVKASDNGEPSGTAGIPELKALQLMKLKDVTAVVTRYFGGIKLGAGGLIRAYSNSVTEAAQNIGVVKCVMQQLIEFTIPYNRLDEVNHYLNENKILIDNQIYTTDVTIQIFLDLDQITQVKEDLINLLSGKVDFKKIDQRFNEIPVTNLNFHEQ; encoded by the coding sequence TTGTCATCAAAACAACTAAACTATTTAACAATCAGTAAATCGGGTCAACATGAGATAGTTATCAAAAAAAGTAGATTCATCTGCTCGTTAGCTCGTACTAAAACAGTGGAAGAAGCCCAAACATTTATTGAGCAAGTTTCAAAAAAATATCATGATGCAACTCACAATACATATGCTTATACTTTAGGATTAAATGATAATCAAGTTAAGGCCAGTGATAATGGTGAACCTTCCGGAACAGCAGGTATACCTGAACTAAAAGCTCTGCAATTAATGAAATTAAAAGATGTGACTGCTGTAGTCACAAGATATTTTGGTGGCATTAAGTTGGGCGCTGGTGGATTAATCCGCGCTTATTCAAATTCCGTAACTGAAGCCGCTCAAAATATTGGCGTTGTAAAATGCGTCATGCAGCAATTAATTGAATTTACAATTCCTTATAATCGACTTGATGAGGTTAATCACTATTTAAATGAAAATAAAATCCTAATTGATAATCAAATATATACTACTGATGTAACAATCCAAATTTTCCTAGATCTAGATCAAATCACTCAAGTTAAAGAGGATCTAATTAATTTATTATCGGGAAAAGTAGATTTCAAGAAAATAGACCAAAGATTTAATGAAATTCCTGTTACTAATTTAAATTTCCACGAACAATAA